The Syntrophorhabdaceae bacterium nucleotide sequence CCGGGGATGAGAATAAAGCAGTAGCCCTAATCGGAAAGCTTGACCCCCAATCGACGTTAAAAAATTTCCTTGCCGCCGTCCAATATTTGAAGAACAATCCCCTCTCCACAGGCAAGGTAGGGGTAGTCGGATTTTGCTGGGGCGGTGCCATGGCCAATCAGATCGCCGTCAATTCACCCGATGTCACGGCAGTAGTCCCTTACTACGGAAGGCAGCCCGCTTCGGAAGATGTCCCGAAGATCAAGGCTTCTCTTCTTCTCCATTACGCGGGTCTCGATGAGGGGGTCAACAAGGGCATTCCGGCCTATGAAGAGGCCCTCAAGAAGGCCGGCGTCGATTATAAGATATATATCTACGCAAACGCGCAGCACGCGTTCAATAACGATGCGAATCCCGCCCGCTATGATAAGATAGCAGCGGACCTCGCGTGGACGCGCACGATAGCGTTTTTGAAGGAGAAGCTGAAGAGTTAAGGGTTCATGCAGCATTTTTTGTATTTTTTGCCGCTGCCGCAGGGGCAGGGATCGTTGCGGCCTGTTCCGGCGCTGACCGGGACATTCCGGTCCGGAGTCGACGGCGGCTGAACTTCAAAATTCAAAGGCTCACTCAGGGCCGCCAGCTCGGCGATAAATGGGCGGCAGTGGGCGAAGAAGCGTGTGTAACCTTCGCACAGGTAGTTGAGTTCTTCGCCTTCCGAAGTCTGCAGAAAGCGGTCTTTCGGACAGCCGCCATTACACATGTCGAGGAATTCACAGTTCCGGCAAAGGCGCGGCAAACCGTCTGCCTTGGACTGCCCGAAGGCCCTTTGAGCAGGGCTATCGATCAATTCATCAAGAGGTCTATCGAGAATATTGCCCAGGTAATGGTCCGGATCGACAAAGTGATCGCAGGAGAAAAAGTCCCCGTTGTGCTCGACCACGGGAATATCACCGCAGGTTTTCCTGAATATGCAAAGCCCGTGCTCGCGCCCGGTGGCCGTAGCGAAAACCTCCTCGAATATTTGCACCTTAATACGGCCCCCATCATTCTCCAGCCATTCGTCAAAAATTGCGCAGAGGAAATCTCCGAAAGCCTTTGCCGGTACCGTGCGGTCGCTTACGCTGGACCCATGGACCCCAGGTTCGACGAGGGGCAAAAACCCGATATACCCGGCGCCTATATCTTTAAAGAACCGATACGCTTCGATAGGATGGAGAACATTCTGGTCATGGACTACACAGAGTATATCGCAGGGCACCCCGTATCGCCGCAGAAGCCTGTAACCCGCCAGCGCGCGCTCATGGGTGGGCTCCTGCCCTCTGTCCAACCGGTATCGGTCATGCATCGATGCAGGGCCGTCAAGGCTGAAGCCGACACTGAAACCTTCCTCTGCAAGAAAACGACACCATTTCTCGTCGAGAAGGGTGCCATTTGTCTGGATACCGTTCATTATCTGTGTACCGGGTCTCAGATTTGTGCGTTGGAGTGCGACGATCTTCCGAAAATACTCCAGTCCCAAAATCGTCGGCTCCCCTCCATGCCATGAAAACCTGATTATCGGTCCGGGTGAGGCTTCGATATGCTGGACGATATACTCCTCGAGAAGGATGTCGGACATTCGGAATACCTCGCCCTTGCCA carries:
- a CDS encoding dienelactone hydrolase family protein — its product is MKSQPGDEAFDLYDRFSWGILDRRQFLKRLSVVAGGAVAANSLLALLENKKARADLVSKDDPRLVTQDITYKGTTGDVRATMSGPKGAKKVPGVVVIHENKGLNAHIADVNRRVALEGFLALAPDALSPAGGTPGDENKAVALIGKLDPQSTLKNFLAAVQYLKNNPLSTGKVGVVGFCWGGAMANQIAVNSPDVTAVVPYYGRQPASEDVPKIKASLLLHYAGLDEGVNKGIPAYEEALKKAGVDYKIYIYANAQHAFNNDANPARYDKIAADLAWTRTIAFLKEKLKS
- a CDS encoding anaerobic sulfatase maturase, which codes for MAPVSRDLQIFAKPGGSLCNLECRYCYYLKKEELYGKGEVFRMSDILLEEYIVQHIEASPGPIIRFSWHGGEPTILGLEYFRKIVALQRTNLRPGTQIMNGIQTNGTLLDEKWCRFLAEEGFSVGFSLDGPASMHDRYRLDRGQEPTHERALAGYRLLRRYGVPCDILCVVHDQNVLHPIEAYRFFKDIGAGYIGFLPLVEPGVHGSSVSDRTVPAKAFGDFLCAIFDEWLENDGGRIKVQIFEEVFATATGREHGLCIFRKTCGDIPVVEHNGDFFSCDHFVDPDHYLGNILDRPLDELIDSPAQRAFGQSKADGLPRLCRNCEFLDMCNGGCPKDRFLQTSEGEELNYLCEGYTRFFAHCRPFIAELAALSEPLNFEVQPPSTPDRNVPVSAGTGRNDPCPCGSGKKYKKCCMNP